A single genomic interval of Corylus avellana chromosome ca10, CavTom2PMs-1.0 harbors:
- the LOC132162803 gene encoding AT-hook motif nuclear-localized protein 7-like, translated as MEVVPDVDGPGVGVGAEKAGPVVAVGSGEGSSGPTGLGGVVKRRGRGRGRGRGRGSLGSTIDGGRLGLPSAMSETLFLPSWGDLLQPQQDIVRRIALCFQGPRSVCIISATGVLSSVIIRHFGPSGSVRQYDGPFQILNLTGSYTSSENETGDVHRIDGKLMITLAKPNGEVFAGVASTLIAAEPIQLIVGSFRQNSNAAAARIPRVPKLGGVPGAHISKMTDGDDDTCTAPASTSLEAAHGGADLGGVPGVHISKMTGGDDDTCRAPTSTSLEAVHGGADLGGVPGVHISKMTGGDHDDQ; from the exons ATGGAGGTAGTGCCCGATGTTGATGGGCCGGGCGTGGGCGTGGGCGCAGAGAAAGCTGGGCCAGTCGTAGCGGTGGGCTCAGGAGAAGGGTCGTCCGGCCCAACAGGCTTAGGAGGTGTAGTGAagaggagggggagggggagggggagggggaggggtaGGGGCAGCCTAGGAAGTACGATCGATGGGGGCAGACTGGGCCTTCCGTCTGCAATGTCTGAGACCCTGTTCTTGCCTTCTTGGG GTGACTTGCTGCAGCCACAGCAG GATATCGTTAGAAGGATAGCGTTATGTTTTCAGGGTCCTCGGTCAGTTTGTATTATTTCTGCTACTGGTGTGCTCTCCAGTGTTATAATTCGCCATTTTGGTCCTTCTGGTTCTGTTAGACAATATGAT GGTCCCTTTCAGATTTTGAACTTAACCGGATCATATACATCATCTGAAAACGAAACCGGTGATGTACATCGCATAGATGGCAAGTTAATGATCACATTGGCGAAGCCTAATGGCGAAGTTTTTGCTGGTGTCGCGAGTACACTGATTGCGGCCGAACCCATACAA CTCATTGTTGGCAGTTTTAGGCAAAATTCCAACGCGGCTGCAGCCAGAATTCCTCGTGTTCCCAAATTGGGAGGAGTTCCCGGTGCTCATATTTCTAAAATGactgatggtgatgatgatacCTGCACAGCACCGGCATCTACATCCTTGGAAGCAGCCCATGGAGGAGCCGATTTGGGAGGAGTTCCCGGTGTTCATATTTCTAAAATGACTGGTGGTGATGATGATACCTGCAGAGCACCTACATCTACATCCTTGGAAGCAGTCCATGGAGGAGCCGATTTGGGAGGAGTTCCCGGTGTTCATATTTCTAAAATGACTGGTGGTGATCATGATGATCAATAG